A stretch of the Salmo salar chromosome ssa20, Ssal_v3.1, whole genome shotgun sequence genome encodes the following:
- the LOC106579898 gene encoding angiopoietin-related protein 2, with protein sequence MELPAVVLLFLMYGLVSGAQQPQGQGNRQESNPQARSQGRAPSQEFESSEDGLEREFLYSGRRSRRALPDSQQPDGCSYTFIVPQQKVTGAICVNRKEPDAVLENRVNKQELELLNGELQKQKRQIETLQQLVEVDGGIVNEVKLLRKESRNMNSRVTQLYMQLLHEIIRKRDNSLELSQMENRILNQTSEMQQLTNRYKDLEHKYQHLASLANNQSVLIALLEEQCQGRPVSPPRPVPVPQPRPQPPPAPSPPINKPYQPPTYPRLTNQITNEIQSDQKSVLPVLPTMPSGTGSPSTTNKPSGPWKDCLQALEDGHTASGMYLVKPENANRLMQVWCDQRHDPGGWTVIQRRLDGSVNFFRNWETYKQGFGNIDGEYWLGLENIYWLTNQGNYKLLVTLEDWSGRKVFAEYASFRLEPEADFYKLRVGRYHGNAGDSLTWHNGKQFTTLDRDHDVYTGNCAHYQKGGWWYNACAHSNLNGVWYRGGHYRSRYQDGVYWAEFRGGAYSLKKVSMMIRPNPNTFH encoded by the exons ATGGAGCTCCCTGCAGTGGTGCTGCTGTTCCTGATGTATGGTCTGGTGTCTGGAGCCCAGCAGCCCCAGGGCCAGGGGAACCGCCAGGAGAGCAACCCCCAGGCCAGGAGCCAGGGCAGAGCCCCGTCCCAGGAGTTTGAGAGCAGTGAGGATGGCCTGGAGAGAGAGTTCCTGTATTCTGGGCGGAGGAGCAGACGGGCCCTCCCCGACTCCCAGCAGCCTGACGGGTGTTCATACACTTTTATCGTTCCCCAGCAGAAGGTGACAGGGGCCATCTGTGTAAACCGCAAGGAGCCGGACGCAGTGCTGGAGAACCGCGTCAACAAGCAGGAGCTGGAGCTGCTGAACGGGGAGCTGCAGAAGCAGAAGAGGCAGATTGAGACGCTGCAGCAGCTAGTGGAGGTGGACGGAGGCATCGTCAACGAGGTCAAGCTGCTGAGGAAGGAGAGCAGGAACATGAACTCCAGGGTGACCCAGCTCTACATGCAGCTGCTTCACGAGATCATCAGGAAGAGGGACAACTCCCTGGAGCTGTCCCAGATGGAGAACCGCATCCTCAACCAGACCTCGGAGATGCAGCAGCTCACTAACCGCTACAAGGACCTGGAGCACAAATACCAGCACCTGGCCTCTCTGGCCAACAACCAGTCAGTCCTCATCGCCCTGCTGGAGGAGCAGTGCCAGGGTCGGCCGGTCAGCCCCCCTCGCCCAGTCCCTGTACCCCAGCCCAGGCCTCAGCCCCCACCAGCACCATCACCACCCATCAACAAGCCCTACCAACCTCCCACCTACCCACGCCTCACCAACCAGATAACCAATGAGATTCAGAGTGACCAGAAGTCTGTGCTGCCTGTCCTTCCTACCATGCCCAGTGGCACTGGCAGCCCTTCTACCACCAACAAACCCTCTG GGCCATGGAAGGACTGCCTGCAGGCCCTGGAGGATGGCCACACGGCCAGTGGCATGTACCTAGTGAAGCCAGAGAACGCCAACAGACTGATGCAGGTGTGGTGTGACCAGAGACATGACCCTGGTGGCTGGACTGTCATCCAGAGGAGGCTGGACGGATCAGTCAACTTcttcaggaactgggagacttaCAAG CAAGGCTTTGGAAACATAGATGGAGAGTATTGGCTGGGCCTGGAGAACATCTACTGGCTGACCAACCAGGGGAACTACAAGCTGCTGGTGACTCTGGAGGACTGGTCTGGTAGGAAGGTGTTTGCAGAGTACGCCAGCTTCAGGCTGGAGCCTGAGGCAGACTTCTACAAACTCAGGGTGGGCCGCTACCATGGCAACGCCGGAGACTCCCTCACCTGGCACAACGGCAAACAGTTCACTACGCTGGACAGAGACCATGATGTGTATACAG GTAACTGTGCCCACTACCAGAAGGGAGGCTGGTGGTACAATGCATGTGCCCATTCTAACCTCAATGGAGTATGGTACAGAGGTGGACACTACCGCAGTCGCTACCAAGATGGAGTCTACTGGGCTGAATTCAGAGGAGGGGCCTACTCTCTGAAGAAAGTATCTATGATGATAAGACCGAACCCAAACACCTTTCATTAA